Proteins encoded in a region of the Stieleria neptunia genome:
- a CDS encoding sulfatase family protein — protein MHFPTNQIAIAAFVAIALMQTTRIDAATDRPNLVFIIADDCTFRDIGCYGGQAHTPNIDRLAEQGMKFTRCFQAAPMCSPTRHNIYTGLYPVKSGAYPNHTFAEDGTQSIVQYLKPLGYRVALSGKKHIGPQEVFPFEFSGKGNNPDMQAVDQLLSQCGESSTPFCLFACSNEPHSPWNKGDASRYPPEEVILPPYLADTPVMRETFSRYLAEITYYDGQVGQILELIDKHKMADNTLVVVVSEQGNSFPFAKWTCYGNGLQSAMIVRWPGQVKPGTVTDAMVEYVDVAPTFVEAAGGTPAEVLDGKSFVPVLTSQANTHKAFAYGIMTTRGIINGSDAYAIRTVRGWRYRLVWNLNHETKFTNACTKADYFQSMIQAGRDGDAKAAEVVRKYQHRPEYELFDCETDPLEMNNIVDDPKYAKVVARLKSELADWMKSQGDAGVQTEQDALLHQTRYKGMSREEANEAFHKRGIKAKQGQGTRAKGKKRKSP, from the coding sequence ATGCACTTCCCCACCAATCAGATCGCGATCGCCGCGTTTGTGGCTATCGCGTTGATGCAAACGACGCGGATCGATGCGGCCACCGACCGCCCCAATCTGGTCTTCATCATCGCCGACGACTGTACGTTTCGTGATATCGGATGCTACGGCGGCCAGGCTCATACGCCGAACATCGATCGCTTGGCCGAACAGGGCATGAAGTTCACACGTTGCTTTCAAGCCGCACCGATGTGCTCGCCGACGCGGCACAACATCTATACCGGCTTGTATCCGGTCAAATCGGGTGCGTACCCGAATCACACGTTTGCCGAGGATGGAACCCAGAGCATCGTCCAGTATTTGAAACCGTTGGGTTATCGGGTCGCGTTGTCGGGCAAAAAGCACATCGGTCCGCAAGAGGTTTTCCCATTTGAATTCAGCGGCAAGGGCAACAACCCGGACATGCAGGCGGTCGATCAGTTGCTTTCCCAGTGCGGCGAATCCTCCACCCCGTTTTGTCTGTTCGCATGCTCCAACGAACCGCATTCGCCCTGGAACAAGGGAGACGCCTCGCGTTATCCGCCGGAAGAAGTGATCCTGCCGCCGTATCTGGCGGACACGCCCGTGATGCGGGAAACCTTCAGCCGCTATCTGGCCGAGATCACGTACTACGACGGACAGGTGGGACAGATCTTGGAATTGATCGACAAGCACAAGATGGCGGACAACACGCTGGTGGTCGTGGTTTCCGAGCAGGGCAATTCGTTCCCGTTCGCCAAGTGGACGTGCTACGGAAATGGGCTGCAATCGGCAATGATCGTGCGTTGGCCGGGGCAAGTGAAACCGGGGACCGTCACCGATGCGATGGTGGAATACGTCGACGTGGCGCCGACCTTTGTCGAAGCCGCCGGCGGGACGCCCGCTGAGGTCTTAGACGGAAAAAGCTTTGTCCCGGTGCTGACCAGCCAAGCCAACACCCACAAAGCGTTTGCCTACGGCATCATGACGACGCGAGGCATCATCAATGGCAGCGATGCGTATGCCATCCGCACCGTGCGGGGTTGGCGCTATCGGCTGGTCTGGAATCTGAATCACGAGACGAAGTTTACCAACGCCTGCACCAAGGCAGACTATTTCCAATCCATGATCCAAGCCGGTCGCGATGGTGATGCCAAGGCGGCGGAGGTCGTCCGGAAATATCAGCACCGACCCGAATACGAGTTATTCGATTGTGAAACCGATCCCTTGGAAATGAACAACATCGTCGACGATCCCAAGTACGCCAAAGTCGTCGCGCGATTGAAGAGCGAGCTTGCCGATTGGATGAAGTCGCAGGGAGATGCAGGAGTCCAGACCGAACAGGATGCGCTCCTGCATCAAACC
- a CDS encoding cysteine hydrolase family protein: protein MNRDENEPYASPLLDPSHVDPLRDVYHEAIVDNPERQELLVEGHTALLCIDIQYLDAARGHGVFRDAENSGIPMEAQEYYFDRLEKLVLPNVRRLQDAFRARQLEVIHTRIQALTRDGRDRSKGHRRLGLLAAPGSRDADFLEMVAPDEARDEIVINKTASGVFSSTNLHYVLNNMGIESLMVVGVYTNECVETTVRDACDLGYLVTVVEDCCATVTPELHEASLATLCDRYARVARLSDVLTTIRSALPSETPVDATDA from the coding sequence ATGAACCGAGACGAAAACGAACCGTACGCTTCCCCGTTACTCGATCCCTCCCACGTCGATCCGCTCCGGGATGTCTATCACGAGGCCATCGTCGACAATCCCGAGCGGCAGGAATTGTTGGTCGAGGGGCACACGGCGTTGCTGTGCATCGATATCCAGTATCTCGACGCGGCGCGCGGGCACGGGGTCTTTCGCGATGCCGAGAACAGCGGTATCCCGATGGAGGCCCAGGAATATTATTTCGACCGACTCGAGAAACTAGTGTTGCCCAATGTGAGACGGTTGCAGGATGCGTTCCGGGCCCGCCAATTGGAAGTGATTCACACGCGAATTCAGGCGCTCACGCGGGACGGCCGCGACCGCAGCAAGGGGCATCGGCGCCTGGGATTACTGGCCGCTCCCGGTTCCCGTGACGCGGACTTTTTGGAGATGGTGGCGCCGGACGAAGCGCGGGACGAGATCGTGATCAACAAGACGGCCAGCGGAGTGTTTTCATCGACCAACCTGCATTACGTCTTGAATAACATGGGAATTGAGTCGCTGATGGTGGTTGGCGTGTACACCAACGAGTGCGTGGAAACGACGGTCCGCGACGCCTGCGACCTGGGATACCTGGTGACCGTCGTCGAAGATTGCTGCGCGACGGTGACGCCGGAGTTACACGAGGCGTCCTTGGCGACCTTGTGTGATCGCTACGCCCGCGTGGCGCGGTTGTCGGACGTCTTGACGACGATTCGCTCGGCCCTGCCATCGGAAACACCGGTCGACGCGACGGACGCTTGA
- a CDS encoding Zn-dependent hydrolase: MSVNLERIKTDIHELAEIGRCRDDRGIYRMAFTDADMEGKRWLKDRIEQAGFEPRTDGAVNISAELSGSTDRPRILVGSHIDTVPCAGALDGTLGVIVALECLRCLREQGVVPERTIELIAFSDEEGRFGGMFGSQAVCGQLNPDALATLSDLDGVLLGDELRRHGFDPLGALDAARDPETIASYLELHIEQGPVLDRGQKSVGIVDEITGLFTWSVNLKGEANHAGTTPMEMRHDAFMGLADFASAIPRILDENGSARSRATIGKAQILPGAANTVPGIVEFSLDVRDTSPETLADLGNAFRKALSAIARRRNLMFEFQQKSYLPPVAADPAVVQRLLRQAEQLELTHLQMHSGAAHDAQIMGSMVPVGMIFVPSKNGQSHSPAEWTAWTDIEAGANLMLHSLIDLANPISTT; the protein is encoded by the coding sequence TTGAGCGTCAACCTAGAACGAATCAAAACCGACATCCACGAACTTGCCGAAATCGGGCGCTGCCGTGACGATCGCGGCATCTACCGGATGGCGTTCACCGATGCGGACATGGAGGGGAAACGCTGGCTGAAGGACCGGATCGAGCAAGCCGGTTTCGAGCCGCGGACCGATGGCGCCGTCAATATTTCGGCCGAGCTGTCGGGGTCGACCGACCGGCCGAGGATTTTGGTCGGGTCGCACATTGACACGGTGCCCTGCGCCGGAGCCCTGGACGGGACGCTGGGCGTCATCGTCGCCTTGGAATGCCTTCGTTGTCTTCGCGAACAGGGCGTCGTCCCCGAGCGCACGATCGAATTGATTGCGTTCAGCGACGAAGAAGGGCGATTCGGCGGGATGTTCGGCTCTCAGGCGGTGTGCGGACAATTGAACCCAGACGCGTTGGCCACGCTTTCTGATTTGGACGGCGTGCTACTGGGCGACGAGCTGCGGCGGCATGGATTCGATCCCCTCGGTGCGCTCGATGCGGCTCGCGACCCCGAGACGATTGCGAGCTATTTGGAATTGCACATCGAGCAAGGCCCGGTGCTCGATCGCGGTCAGAAATCGGTGGGCATTGTCGACGAGATCACCGGATTGTTTACCTGGTCGGTCAATCTGAAGGGCGAAGCGAACCACGCCGGTACGACTCCGATGGAGATGCGGCATGACGCCTTCATGGGCTTGGCCGACTTTGCATCGGCCATCCCCCGGATCTTGGACGAAAACGGCAGTGCGCGAAGCCGTGCGACAATCGGCAAAGCTCAGATCTTGCCGGGTGCGGCCAACACGGTGCCGGGAATCGTCGAGTTTTCACTGGATGTGCGCGACACCAGTCCGGAAACTCTGGCCGATCTGGGCAACGCGTTTCGCAAGGCGCTCTCGGCCATTGCCCGTCGCCGAAACCTGATGTTCGAATTTCAGCAAAAGAGTTACTTGCCGCCGGTCGCCGCCGACCCCGCGGTCGTCCAACGTTTGCTCCGCCAAGCCGAACAGTTGGAGTTGACACATCTGCAAATGCATAGCGGGGCAGCCCACGACGCACAAATCATGGGTAGTATGGTTCCGGTTGGCATGATTTTTGTCCCCAGCAAAAATGGACAAAGCCACTCCCCGGCCGAATGGACTGCCTGGACGGACATCGAAGCCGGGGCAAACCTGATGCTGCACTCCCTGATCGATCTGGCCAACCCGATTTCAACGACCTGA
- the asnB gene encoding asparagine synthase (glutamine-hydrolyzing), whose product MCGITGFWNPARTNERELRFTLDQMLDVLDHRGPDERGSKFFLDQGLALGHTRLSIIGLDHGHQPIETRDGDYAVTVNGELYGYKRERTRLACQSLPSDGKSDSAITLPLYLRHGLSFVERLRGEFAIVLYDHREKRLILIRDRFGIKPLYYAVKDDGIVWGSEVKSILKHPSVVPRLCPKAAIHQMMQVMVPGTTAFEGVQAVQPGHMLIVQRVGDRLVTESKRWWDLEFPTSHESGADPQEYVQGVQDRLIDAVATRLEADVPVGCYLSGGIDSCSILGLATTLQQSPVKAFTIAFDSDEYDESNIAKLMADRTGAEQELLRLTEKELYGPAFERATWHAERTFYNTLAVAKWHMSRRVRACNYKAVITGEGSDELFGGYPFFKRDWLGREKGEGGIFAGAILAEEDQLHPAWQDLCGFTPSWIQPWMLTLRAARALLSDELIDLLETYDPIAEVAAAIDPDQVRGRHRLDISQYTWSKTMLEGQILTWGGDRMDMANSMEARPAFLDHHLAEYAVTIPPDIRIRDGIEKWVLREAMVNVLPRELYERKKFAFMAPPAHTDPVKRNAVQEMINHWLTPTRMNELGILNHERVEQFVSQAWRETDGTIARRNDILMNHALQLHMLQGQYVEGMPLPTVD is encoded by the coding sequence ATGTGCGGAATCACTGGATTTTGGAATCCTGCGCGGACGAACGAGCGCGAGCTGCGTTTCACTCTGGACCAGATGTTGGACGTTTTGGACCACCGCGGTCCGGACGAACGGGGCAGCAAGTTTTTTCTCGACCAAGGTTTGGCCCTCGGGCACACCCGTCTGTCGATCATCGGCTTGGATCACGGGCACCAACCGATCGAGACCCGCGACGGTGACTACGCGGTCACGGTCAACGGTGAATTGTATGGCTACAAGCGCGAACGAACTCGGCTGGCATGCCAGTCGCTGCCGAGTGACGGTAAGAGCGACAGCGCGATCACGTTGCCGCTGTACCTCCGGCACGGACTGTCATTCGTGGAGCGGTTGCGTGGAGAATTTGCGATCGTCTTGTACGACCACCGCGAAAAACGTTTGATTCTGATCCGAGATCGGTTCGGGATCAAACCGCTGTATTACGCCGTCAAGGACGACGGGATCGTTTGGGGGTCGGAGGTCAAGTCGATCCTGAAACACCCCAGCGTCGTTCCGCGACTGTGTCCCAAGGCTGCGATTCACCAGATGATGCAGGTCATGGTTCCGGGGACGACGGCGTTCGAAGGCGTGCAAGCGGTCCAGCCCGGCCACATGCTGATCGTGCAACGCGTGGGCGATCGACTGGTGACCGAATCGAAGCGTTGGTGGGACCTGGAGTTCCCCACGTCCCACGAATCGGGCGCGGATCCGCAGGAGTATGTCCAGGGCGTTCAGGACCGGTTGATCGACGCGGTCGCAACCCGATTGGAGGCCGACGTGCCGGTGGGGTGTTACCTGTCCGGCGGCATCGACAGCTGTTCGATCCTGGGGCTGGCGACGACCCTGCAGCAATCGCCGGTCAAGGCGTTCACCATCGCCTTTGACAGCGATGAGTACGACGAATCGAACATCGCCAAATTGATGGCCGATCGTACCGGCGCCGAACAGGAACTGTTACGTTTGACCGAAAAGGAACTCTACGGGCCGGCGTTCGAGCGGGCGACATGGCACGCCGAGCGGACGTTTTACAACACGCTGGCGGTGGCCAAGTGGCACATGAGCCGACGCGTCAGGGCCTGCAACTACAAAGCGGTCATCACCGGCGAAGGCTCCGATGAACTGTTCGGCGGCTATCCATTCTTCAAACGCGACTGGCTGGGACGCGAAAAAGGGGAAGGGGGGATTTTTGCCGGCGCCATCTTGGCCGAAGAGGACCAGTTGCACCCGGCCTGGCAAGACCTGTGTGGTTTCACGCCTTCGTGGATTCAACCTTGGATGCTGACGCTGCGTGCGGCACGTGCATTGCTGTCGGACGAGTTGATCGATCTGCTGGAGACCTACGACCCGATCGCCGAAGTCGCCGCGGCGATCGACCCCGACCAGGTGCGTGGCCGGCATCGTTTGGACATCTCGCAATACACCTGGAGCAAAACCATGCTGGAAGGTCAGATCCTGACCTGGGGCGGTGACCGAATGGACATGGCCAACAGCATGGAAGCCCGTCCGGCGTTCCTGGACCACCATCTGGCCGAGTACGCGGTGACCATCCCCCCAGACATCCGCATCCGTGACGGCATTGAGAAATGGGTGCTGCGTGAAGCGATGGTCAACGTGTTGCCCAGGGAACTGTACGAACGCAAGAAATTTGCGTTCATGGCGCCGCCGGCGCACACGGATCCGGTCAAACGAAACGCGGTGCAAGAGATGATCAATCACTGGTTGACGCCGACGCGGATGAACGAGTTGGGGATTTTGAACCACGAACGGGTGGAGCAGTTTGTTTCTCAGGCATGGCGTGAAACCGATGGCACGATTGCTCGTCGAAATGACATTTTGATGAATCACGCGTTGCAACTGCACATGTTGCAGGGACAGTACGTCGAAGGCATGCCGCTTCCCACGGTCGACTAA
- a CDS encoding aspartate/ornithine carbamoyltransferase family protein yields the protein MMNTTQMRRALTEFATNSKGRKLDPVDLLTHSDMQVDWETLHKLAGTSIVNPRQFDRETVVAIAQLAALLETRNVEMKKPLDGKIAITAFFEASTRTRLSFESAVLRLDGKVLSVPDGQVTGIAKGESLADIGEMFNTYGDVVIMRHPETESVEEIQKNLERPLINAGNGSGHHPTQALLDWYTLLKWRPELSDQSCPNDKKIHLGIVGTPGSMRAVKSFLRLSLMFVNAVSKITLVSEMADPVGLDLTEPIEESPIPIEITNDVQDVLPTLDVVYVNSIAFLGDSYRNLDSRYGLDASCNLKPGAVIMHPLARNEELSEDLDETEHNLYFAQAAGAVFVRQAVLASVLNRLDRISDLC from the coding sequence ATGATGAACACGACACAAATGCGCCGTGCGTTGACGGAGTTCGCGACCAATTCGAAGGGCCGCAAATTGGATCCGGTTGATCTGCTCACCCACAGCGACATGCAAGTCGACTGGGAGACGCTCCACAAGCTCGCCGGCACGTCGATCGTCAATCCGCGGCAATTCGACCGCGAGACGGTAGTGGCGATCGCTCAGCTGGCCGCGTTGTTGGAAACGCGGAATGTCGAGATGAAAAAGCCGCTGGACGGAAAAATCGCGATCACGGCGTTCTTCGAAGCGAGCACGCGGACGCGATTGTCGTTCGAAAGCGCGGTGCTCCGGCTGGACGGCAAGGTGCTGTCGGTCCCCGACGGGCAAGTCACCGGCATCGCCAAGGGCGAATCGTTGGCCGACATCGGGGAGATGTTCAATACCTACGGAGATGTCGTGATCATGCGGCATCCCGAAACCGAAAGTGTCGAAGAGATCCAAAAGAATCTCGAACGCCCGTTGATCAATGCCGGCAACGGCAGCGGTCACCATCCGACACAGGCGTTGTTGGACTGGTACACGTTGCTGAAATGGCGACCGGAATTGAGTGACCAATCGTGCCCGAACGACAAGAAGATTCATCTGGGGATCGTCGGCACGCCGGGCTCGATGCGTGCGGTCAAGAGTTTTCTGCGTCTGTCGCTGATGTTCGTCAATGCGGTCTCCAAAATCACGTTGGTTTCCGAGATGGCCGACCCGGTCGGGTTGGATTTGACCGAACCGATCGAAGAGTCGCCGATTCCGATCGAAATCACCAACGACGTCCAAGACGTTTTGCCCACGCTGGATGTCGTCTACGTCAACTCGATCGCGTTTCTCGGTGACAGCTACCGAAATCTGGACAGCCGGTACGGGTTGGACGCGTCGTGCAATTTAAAACCGGGTGCGGTGATCATGCACCCGCTGGCGCGCAACGAGGAACTGTCCGAAGACTTGGACGAAACCGAACACAACCTTTATTTCGCCCAAGCCGCGGGCGCCGTGTTCGTCCGACAAGCCGTGTTGGCCTCCGTCCTGAATCGGCTGGATCGAATTTCGGACCTCTGCTAA
- a CDS encoding sodium:solute symporter family protein, giving the protein MLVLFGVAWIGLGIWWGRRATSYDGFAVAGRNVGLALGTATAVATWVTSNTTMLAPQFALQLGIWGALAYSTASFGLFAFAPLSGRIRRLMPHGYTAVEFVRRRYGRLGSIPFLIISLFYAMTWLISMAMAGGKLLNALSGIPYEVGMTVVLAVCVLYTLFGGMYAVIGTDFVQSIIILIGLVVVAIAVLLHVDIADVHHQLQEDRPMLLSILFPAALMALFNNMLFGFGEIFHSNVWWSRAFAMREGVGPKAYLLGGLLWLPVPIVAGFLGLAAPALGIGVSQPDTVGPLVAATLLGTGGALLVFVVVFCSLASSIDSLLAATSDLVVNDIAEPLAKRISGTTATDPVKRRWSLFAIIGLGVVTWCVAYPNIGTLATVLFFAGPMVGSCIWPIIGGLYFRRSSPIAACMAMVVGTSIGLVAYYMIGWFVASLVGAATSGVVFFIGMYLYPDDFDFRLLSHLPGPPPAARPEDGPIDPSGRIGMVGDISSGGETR; this is encoded by the coding sequence ATGCTGGTGCTGTTCGGAGTGGCATGGATCGGGCTGGGCATCTGGTGGGGCCGCCGGGCGACGTCGTATGACGGATTTGCCGTGGCGGGCCGGAACGTCGGATTGGCCCTCGGCACCGCGACGGCGGTGGCGACTTGGGTGACATCCAACACGACCATGTTGGCGCCGCAGTTCGCGCTGCAGCTCGGCATTTGGGGTGCGTTGGCGTATTCAACGGCCAGTTTCGGGTTGTTCGCATTCGCCCCGCTGAGCGGCAGGATTCGCCGCTTGATGCCGCACGGCTACACGGCGGTGGAGTTTGTCCGGCGTCGCTACGGGCGTCTGGGATCGATCCCGTTTCTGATCATCTCGCTGTTTTACGCGATGACGTGGTTGATTTCGATGGCGATGGCGGGCGGCAAATTGCTCAACGCGCTCTCGGGCATTCCGTATGAAGTCGGGATGACGGTCGTGCTGGCGGTTTGTGTGCTGTACACGCTGTTCGGCGGCATGTACGCGGTCATCGGCACCGACTTTGTGCAAAGCATTATTATCCTGATCGGGCTGGTCGTCGTCGCCATTGCGGTGCTTTTGCATGTCGACATCGCAGACGTCCATCACCAGCTACAAGAGGATCGACCGATGTTGTTGTCGATCCTGTTTCCGGCGGCATTGATGGCGTTGTTCAATAATATGCTATTCGGATTTGGAGAAATTTTTCACAGCAATGTGTGGTGGAGCCGCGCGTTTGCGATGCGTGAGGGGGTCGGCCCCAAGGCGTATTTGTTGGGCGGATTGTTGTGGCTGCCCGTTCCGATCGTCGCCGGTTTTTTGGGCCTGGCCGCGCCGGCGCTGGGGATCGGGGTCAGTCAACCCGACACGGTGGGCCCGCTGGTTGCCGCGACGCTGCTGGGGACCGGGGGCGCGCTGCTGGTGTTCGTGGTCGTCTTTTGCTCACTGGCATCGAGCATCGACAGCTTGTTGGCCGCGACGAGCGACTTGGTGGTCAACGACATCGCCGAACCGCTGGCGAAGCGGATCAGTGGCACGACCGCCACCGACCCGGTCAAACGGCGTTGGTCGTTGTTCGCGATCATTGGGTTGGGGGTTGTCACGTGGTGCGTCGCTTATCCCAATATCGGCACCCTTGCGACGGTTTTGTTTTTTGCCGGACCGATGGTCGGCAGTTGCATTTGGCCGATCATCGGTGGTCTGTATTTTCGCCGTTCCAGTCCGATCGCGGCCTGTATGGCGATGGTGGTCGGCACGTCAATCGGGCTGGTGGCGTACTATATGATCGGTTGGTTCGTCGCCTCGTTGGTGGGAGCGGCGACTTCGGGGGTGGTGTTCTTCATAGGGATGTATTTGTACCCCGATGACTTTGATTTCCGATTGTTGTCTCATTTGCCCGGTCCGCCGCCTGCGGCCCGACCGGAAGACGGCCCCATCGACCCCAGTGGACGAATTGGTATGGTTGGAGATATTTCCAGCGGAGGTGAAACGCGATGA
- a CDS encoding BCCT family transporter has translation MTQTTTSQRPAPPRAPQMPRVVIGPHFEMHPVVFLSSAAIVLAVALLCFVWPANELQDAFVAVRKTIAVHFGWLYVASMAFFFGFAIWLAVGKYGQVRLGRDDESPEFSRGSWFAMLFSAGMGIGLLFFGVAEPIIHYESTPPGFADGLDQSRLSMAVTIFHWGLHPWALYCVVGLALAYSGFRRGLPLSFRSLLYPVFGDRVWGRLGDLVDILAIVSTLTGVATSLGIGAQQVNAGLSHLFGIGSGIEVQMTLIAAITAMATASVVVGLHGGIRRLSELNLVLAATLMTLVVLGVGVFTYLGAAIENTGAYLQTLPFNSLRTGAFNEQSQTWVNGWTVFYWAWWISWSPFVGMFIARISRGRTIKEFVIGVLLVPTAVGIAWLTAFGTTTLRQYTDHMERLSSDDNYDPADELPKYWVGEAGPAGELVRLDSGEFKREQQPLTAVEYYQAAVVTPDGRSTVDTLPTVLFVLLEGLFPSVVIQTIAIGIATLCIVLFFVTSSDSASMVIDIIASGGSRNPPVGTRLFWAISEGLVAAALLYGGGLDALQAASIAAALPLTLVLLLACYGLVTSLHRDSQISSSPLYS, from the coding sequence TTGACCCAAACGACCACTTCCCAACGCCCCGCACCACCCCGCGCTCCGCAGATGCCGCGCGTGGTGATCGGTCCGCATTTTGAGATGCATCCGGTCGTATTCCTTTCCAGCGCTGCGATCGTGTTGGCGGTCGCCTTGCTGTGTTTCGTGTGGCCCGCCAACGAGTTACAGGACGCGTTTGTTGCCGTTCGCAAGACGATCGCGGTCCATTTCGGCTGGCTTTACGTCGCCTCGATGGCGTTCTTTTTCGGCTTTGCGATTTGGCTGGCGGTTGGCAAGTACGGGCAGGTCCGACTCGGTCGCGATGACGAGTCACCGGAGTTCAGCCGGGGGTCGTGGTTCGCCATGTTGTTCAGCGCCGGCATGGGCATCGGGTTGTTGTTTTTTGGTGTGGCGGAACCGATCATCCATTACGAAAGCACGCCGCCGGGTTTTGCCGACGGGCTGGACCAGTCGCGATTGTCGATGGCGGTCACGATCTTTCACTGGGGGCTTCATCCCTGGGCGCTCTACTGCGTCGTCGGCCTGGCGCTCGCCTACAGTGGTTTTCGCCGGGGGTTGCCGCTGAGCTTCCGGTCGTTGCTGTACCCGGTGTTCGGCGATCGAGTTTGGGGGCGGCTGGGCGATCTGGTCGACATCCTGGCGATCGTTTCGACGTTGACCGGTGTGGCCACGTCGTTGGGGATCGGAGCCCAGCAGGTCAACGCCGGGCTGTCGCATTTGTTCGGGATCGGTTCGGGCATCGAAGTGCAGATGACACTGATCGCCGCGATCACCGCGATGGCAACCGCGTCGGTGGTCGTCGGATTGCACGGCGGGATTCGGCGTTTGAGCGAGTTGAATTTGGTGCTCGCCGCGACGTTGATGACGTTGGTGGTGTTGGGCGTCGGCGTGTTCACGTACCTGGGTGCCGCGATCGAAAACACCGGCGCCTATTTGCAAACGCTGCCGTTTAATTCATTGCGAACCGGGGCGTTCAACGAGCAGTCACAAACGTGGGTCAACGGCTGGACCGTGTTCTACTGGGCGTGGTGGATTTCATGGTCGCCGTTTGTCGGGATGTTCATCGCCCGTATTTCCCGCGGGCGGACGATCAAGGAGTTTGTGATCGGCGTGTTGCTGGTCCCCACGGCAGTGGGCATCGCCTGGCTGACCGCCTTTGGCACGACCACGCTGCGGCAATACACCGACCATATGGAACGGTTGTCGAGCGACGACAACTATGACCCTGCCGACGAGTTGCCGAAGTACTGGGTCGGTGAAGCCGGTCCGGCGGGCGAGTTGGTTCGGCTGGATTCGGGCGAGTTCAAGCGTGAGCAGCAACCCTTGACAGCGGTCGAGTACTATCAAGCGGCGGTGGTCACGCCTGACGGGCGGTCCACGGTCGATACGCTGCCGACGGTCTTGTTTGTTCTGCTGGAAGGGTTGTTTCCCTCGGTTGTCATTCAAACGATCGCGATCGGCATCGCCACGCTTTGCATCGTTCTCTTCTTCGTCACCTCGTCGGATTCCGCGTCGATGGTGATCGATATCATCGCGTCGGGCGGGTCTCGAAATCCACCCGTCGGAACGCGACTTTTCTGGGCGATCAGTGAAGGGCTGGTCGCCGCTGCACTGCTCTATGGCGGAGGCCTGGACGCATTGCAGGCCGCATCGATTGCGGCCGCACTTCCCTTGACGTTAGTCTTGTTGCTGGCCTGTTACGGGTTGGTGACTTCGCTTCACAGAGATTCTCAAATCTCTTCATCACCACTTTACTCCTAG
- a CDS encoding methyltransferase domain-containing protein yields MSSETATQVAREYYNSSDADHFYSEIWGGEDIHIGLYESDAEPIKDASRRTVDHLLDRIGDLNQHSTVIDVGSGYGGAARRMVERFGCRVTCVNLSETENARNRRLNEQAGVADRIDVVDGSFEELPFEGGLFDAAWSQDAILHAGNRPRVLGEVDRVLKPGGRFVFTDPMQSNDCPDGVLDPILARIHLADLGSPKFYQGVAEDLGWNDLGFEDLTDQLVNHYARVLQVTEDRQSDLNGKISDDYLERMKTGLQHWVDGGRNGHLSWGVFLFGKP; encoded by the coding sequence ATGAGTTCAGAGACAGCCACGCAGGTCGCCCGGGAGTACTACAACAGTTCCGATGCGGACCATTTTTACTCGGAGATCTGGGGTGGCGAGGACATTCACATCGGGTTGTACGAATCCGACGCGGAGCCGATCAAGGATGCCAGCCGGCGCACGGTCGATCATTTGCTCGATCGGATCGGCGATTTAAACCAGCACTCCACGGTGATCGACGTCGGGTCGGGATACGGCGGCGCGGCGCGGCGGATGGTCGAACGCTTTGGCTGTCGCGTGACGTGCGTCAACCTGTCGGAGACCGAGAACGCGCGCAATCGTCGACTGAACGAGCAGGCCGGCGTGGCAGACCGGATCGATGTCGTCGACGGCAGTTTTGAAGAGCTGCCGTTTGAGGGCGGCCTGTTTGACGCCGCCTGGTCCCAGGACGCCATTTTGCATGCCGGCAATCGGCCGCGTGTCTTGGGCGAGGTGGATCGGGTCCTCAAGCCCGGCGGGCGATTCGTCTTTACCGATCCGATGCAGTCGAACGATTGCCCCGACGGTGTGCTGGATCCGATTCTGGCGCGGATCCATTTGGCCGACCTCGGTTCGCCGAAATTCTATCAAGGCGTCGCAGAAGATCTCGGTTGGAACGATTTGGGGTTTGAGGACCTGACCGATCAACTGGTCAATCACTACGCGCGTGTGCTGCAGGTGACCGAAGACCGCCAGTCGGACTTGAATGGCAAAATCTCCGACGATTACTTGGAACGCATGAAAACGGGGCTCCAGCACTGGGTGGATGGAGGCCGAAACGGGCACTTGAGCTGGGGCGTGTTTCTATTCGGTAAGCCGTAG